Genomic segment of Arthrobacter antioxidans:
GCGAGGCAAGACGTCGTCTGCATCTGGCTGCGGTCGTGCTGCCGAGCCTGTCACTCACCGGGAACCCGCTGCCTCCCCCGCTGGAGGCGCTGGGCGAAGCCGTGGGCTCCCTCACCATCAGCGGGCGTGCGGCTACCATCGTGGCGCAGGCGATCGAGCGGGTGCAGTCCTTCGCGACGCCGGATCAGCTCGTGTCGATGGAGCAGCACCTCACCCGGCAGGCGGTCGAGTCCGACGAGGACATCCTCCGCGTCCTGGCACGCCGCTGGGAATCAGTCCTCGACCAGGACGGACAGGAACCGACGGAGAAGGTGCTTCGGGCGCGTCAGGGCGTCTTCCTCAAGGGACGGCGCCATGGATTGCACGTTCTGGAGATCGGCGCCACGGACGAGCAGTTCGAACAGCTCGCAACCGTCATGAACGCTGCCGCCAACCCGCGGGGATCCTCGGGGCATGCCGGACATCCGGTCGACGGCGCAGCACCGGAGATGACAGACCGTGCAGCACCCACGTCGCAGGAGCCGCCGGTCGACCACGGCGGTTCGACCCGGGCGCAGCGACTCCTCGACGGCCTGGTCTCGGCCTGCAGGATCGCCCTGTCGACCGGTGGCCTGCCCGCAACGGGTGGGCATCGTCCGCAGGTGATGGTAACCATCGACTACCAGGACCTGGTGGGAGAGACCGAGCGGGCCGGCGATGCCGTCTTCTCCGGACAGGTCAGTGCGCGGAACGTCAGGAGGCTGGCGTGTGATGCGGACATCGTGCCGTTGGTCCTGGGCGGCGACGGGCAGGTGCTCGACCTGGGACGTGCGCAACGCCTTTTCCCTCCGCACCTCCGGCGAGCGCTCGTTGCCCGGGACAAGGGCTGTGCCTTCCCTGACTGCTTCATTCCGGCCAGCTGGTGCGAGGCACACCACCTGACACCGTGGTCGCAGGGTGGCGCGACCAGCATCGACAACGGGGTGTTGCTGTGCTCGCGTCACCACCACGTCCTCCATGAGGACTCGTGGACAGTCGAATCCCGGGGTGGCATCCCGTGGTTCACTCCGCCGGCTCATCGACGACGGACCGGCAACCCGCGACGGAATCTGTACTGGCAGGCAGGACGTGCGGTTCGCAGCGAACTCACTGCTGCACCTGAGTGCATCCCGTCCCACCAGCCAACTGTCTCCGACAGGATCGACACAGGGGCCGGATGACGTGGGCGAACGCCGCAGCCACTGCGCCATCCTGGCGCCGGCCTCTCAGGTCCTACCTGCCGGCGGCACCGACCCTTGCCCGGCGGTTCCGGCCCCGCATTCCGGCCCGTCGGTTCCGGCCCGGCGGTTCCGACCCGGCCAGCCGGTTTCAGCCCCGCCTGGCGTTCCGGCCCGGCGGTTTCGGCCCCGCCAGCCGATTTCAACCCCCGCCCGCCGGGCAGATGACGTCAGCTCCCGCCCAGCCCGGCCCCGAGGGACCCCACCCACAATCCCAACGCGGCCGCAGCCAGCGCCGCCAGCGCCGTGCCCGCACCCGAGAGCACAGCGGCGCCGACACGCTCCGCCTGGAGCAGGCGCACCGTCTCGCTGCTCGCCGTGCTGAAGGTGGTGTAGCCGCCGAGGAAGCCCACGCCGCAGATCAGCGTCCACTCGGACGGGAGGACCGAGGTCAGGCCCAGCGCGGTCACGAGACCGAGCAGGAAGGAGCCGGTGATATTGACCGTCATGGTGCCGATGGGGACCACTCCCCGGAGGGGACCCCGGATGACGCCGTCGAGCACGAACCGTGCTACCGCGCCCAGCCCGCCCGCGGCGCCGAGCGCGAGTGCCATGGCGAGGCTCATGATGGTCCCCCCGGGAGCTTCGGCGATCGACGGTGGACCAGTCGTCCCACGCCGATCCCGAGCGCCGTCGCCCCGAGTCCTACGACCACGGACAGCGCGAGGTAGCCCAGGCCCTCCGCAGCCCGGCCGGCGCCCAGGAGGAGGGCGGAGTCGACGGCGAGCGCACTGTAGGTGGTGAAACCGCCGAGGAAGCCGGTGCCGACCAGGAGCCGCAGCGCCCGACGCCGGTCGACGTCGGGGCCCCGCCGTGCCAGGGCTTCGAGGAGCAGGCCCAGGGCGAATGCCCCTGAGCTGTTGATCAGGAAGATGCCGAACGGGAGACCCGACGGAGTCGGCAGGACCTCGGACAGCCAGAACCGCGCGAGGGTCCCGCCCATGCCTCCGAGGAACACCAGCCCGAGGTATCCGGGTTGGAGGTGCGGTGGCGTCTCACCCCGAGGGGGACGGCCCGGATCAGGCAACGTAGCGGGCGAGGAAGTCCAGGGTCCGGGCCCATGCGTCCCGGGCCGGTCCTGCGCGGTAGGCGAAGCGGTTGGAGTCGTTGAAG
This window contains:
- a CDS encoding HNH endonuclease signature motif containing protein, which gives rise to MTVTRMKHLSRPDSSLEEARTVLSDCALGLAQYHHLLSRQDALQFVIDVEQVSKVVDHLQILAARVADHHGLASEQGGSPGESPPADAASVAGDPGATSSNSSSSSVSSTDTGHGFRNCADFLRETLGISRSEARRRLHLAAVVLPSLSLTGNPLPPPLEALGEAVGSLTISGRAATIVAQAIERVQSFATPDQLVSMEQHLTRQAVESDEDILRVLARRWESVLDQDGQEPTEKVLRARQGVFLKGRRHGLHVLEIGATDEQFEQLATVMNAAANPRGSSGHAGHPVDGAAPEMTDRAAPTSQEPPVDHGGSTRAQRLLDGLVSACRIALSTGGLPATGGHRPQVMVTIDYQDLVGETERAGDAVFSGQVSARNVRRLACDADIVPLVLGGDGQVLDLGRAQRLFPPHLRRALVARDKGCAFPDCFIPASWCEAHHLTPWSQGGATSIDNGVLLCSRHHHVLHEDSWTVESRGGIPWFTPPAHRRRTGNPRRNLYWQAGRAVRSELTAAPECIPSHQPTVSDRIDTGAG
- the crcB gene encoding fluoride efflux transporter CrcB produces the protein MSLAMALALGAAGGLGAVARFVLDGVIRGPLRGVVPIGTMTVNITGSFLLGLVTALGLTSVLPSEWTLICGVGFLGGYTTFSTASSETVRLLQAERVGAAVLSGAGTALAALAAAALGLWVGSLGAGLGGS
- a CDS encoding CrcB family protein, whose translation is MFLGGMGGTLARFWLSEVLPTPSGLPFGIFLINSSGAFALGLLLEALARRGPDVDRRRALRLLVGTGFLGGFTTYSALAVDSALLLGAGRAAEGLGYLALSVVVGLGATALGIGVGRLVHRRSPKLPGGPS